CAgctttggctgcttctgttTGGATATTTGCCGATTGGATTCTCTAAGAGAATCTTAAATCTGTCGGTTGATCTCTCTCTCTTGCTTCCTGGCTTCCTTTACTTGCCGCTTTCGTTCCCTTTCTTCATTTCGTTGCCGCCTCCTCTCTAAGACCTGTGCTTtttgcgccgccgccttCTGTTGCCGTTGAGTCTTTTCCGTTTCCCtctgaagagcctcctcTTGCTTCCTGGCCTCTATTGTGGCTTTCTTTAAACGTGCTTGTGCGATTTTTGCCGGGCTAAATACCTGGGCCGAGTTAGGGTCCGTACGATCAAAGAGGTAATCTTTCAGAGCTTTACCGCGTTGTCTGCGCTGTTTCTCATGAATAATTGTTTCACGGAGTCCTTGGTTCTTAGATCTGAGCAGCTCAACCTCCGCTTGAAGGCTTTCAAGCGTACTCTTTAGCTTTCGAGCACCAGAGCCAGAATCCCTTGATTTATCGACTACATTGTCAACCAGTCGCCGTAGTTCCCGGGCAGTAGGCTTCTGCAGGGCTATAGAGTCTGCCGAGTCACTGCCTGTATCTGggtcctcttcttcaatcttggcgatCTGTGATAGGACGACTTCTGGATCAAAAGGGAGGAGACCCGTCCGTCTCTACCCACTGGCGATATTCTCGGGAGAGAAGGAAGCTTCAAAAGCCCAAAATAGGGTCCAAAACTCACGCTTCGATAGACTAATGAGTCCTTGAGTCTTTGCCGTCCAACGGACCAGCTAATCAGTGTATGCCGTAGAGAGGGGGCTAAATAACGACACGTCTAGTGGCTGGAGACGATGCGTGGAATGGGGCGGAAAGACCGCAACAATGATTCGGTGCTAGTCGCACCACTCCAGGAAGTCCATATTAATGTGGCTAGAGTGCCCATCGGTAATTAGAAGGCGGTAATCACGACCGTTACGTGCCTTTGCTTTGGTAAAGCGATCAAAAACGCCTATAAGCCACTCTTTACCAAGCTCGTGATTAGTCCAACCCGTCTCAGATGTCGTAAAGAAGGCCGATTGATGCTCGGGGTTAAATTCCGTCAGCCAAGAGTCCTGGACCTGTCCAGCCTTGCCTTGGTAGATAAGGAATGGGGGTAGCGACGTCATGTCCTGAGAGATGCAAGCCAGGAATGTAATCCAGGATCGACTCCCGTCTTGTGATGCACCGAGAAGCTTGCCTTGCTTTTTGAGATTAAGAGTGAAAACTCTCTTGGTTTTATTTATCACACCCATGAGAAAACCTTTTTCATCTATGTTATATGTGTTGGAAGGGGCGATGTCGTATTCCTCGATTTTCTTGCGAATCTTTCGCTATTAGCAACGAAACTAAGGGGCTGTGCGCAGACTTACCAGCTCAAAATATGCTTTATACCTAGGTGTATTATCTGCTCTCCTTCGTGCTAtgtcaaagccatcaaaccAGGTGCAACCAAGGTCACTATAATGGCGTTTAACGAAGCCATACGCCTAGTTCCTTCCAACCTCTATTTTCGCTATATCCTGAGCGAAATTCTTGATCATAGTCAGGGTAGGTGGAATGCCACGTGATGAAAGCTTATGAATATACGCAACAAGTTCTTGTTCCTGTTGTTTTGACAGTCGTGATTTATACAAATCGTCGGCATCACGTCTTGACCgctgtttgccttgatgtcGGCGTCGCAATGTAGTCTCATCGCAATTGAAACGCCGTGCGGTCTTTGCATAATTAATTGACTCTGAAGATTTCAGAAATTTAAGTGCCTCGTCAATTGcagccatggttgttgagatATTCGAGGTTGAAGCCGAGTGAATGAAGCGGTGTGAATCCGGCAGATCATCGGATCCGGCGCTTCACCGTAAAATCACTTATGCCCTCAGGGTTCTCGAGGTTCTCAAGGTTCTCAACGTATCCAAAGACCGTCAGGGTTCTCAATGCCCTCAATATTTTGGCATCTTCCAACACTTCTTAACAAAAAGTTCCAGCCACAATGCCTGACCCAAAGCCCATATGGTATTTCACCCTATTCTATTGCCCTCTCCTATTATGTCTACGTGGTTTACTGTTCTCGCCCGTGTAGCTGAGGTATGTAGAATCCCGGACTCCCCATATCACAATGCCCTATGTGAGTTCGAGGAAGGCAGAAGTGATGTCTCAACAGGGGACTGGAGGAGCTTTCATATCGCGTTCTATGGTGATCTGTTGGACACTGGGCGAGCATACATGATCCGCGGTCAGGCTCGGCTTCCAGGGAatgacgaggcagaggcgcCTAAGGCAAGtattctctctctcctctGACTCCGTCCTTTGATGCTACACCGTTCTTCACCCTCCGCAAGTTGCTTGCTGATCGTTATACAGTTTACTGCCTTTGACGCTATTCCTTTGGCAGCGGACTGTCTGCCCATCCATCAGTTGCGTATCAATGCGGCAGCGGAATTAACTTGCACACCGCGGTTTGTAGACGCCACTCGCACGTTCGAATTCGAAGCGAAGCTTACTGGGTACTATGGCGATCCCGCCCCTCCAGCCTTACGCAACGACAGAGCCTTCAAAGCTTCGCAAACCCGTACAAAGACTCAATACATTTACGCTGAACAGTCTCCCAAATTTGATCGCACTCTCGGTAGCGAAAACCTGCGCGCTCAGAGCAGGCTCTTCGTCGATGGTTTCTATACCTTTCCAGATGAGGAGACCCAGCAGCCTGGGTATCTTGACTTGCTCGCGGTGTCCTTTAactccaccaacaaagacCCTGTAAACAGTGTCGGTTCTCCTGCCAAGGGGGGCTCATCTCGTCGTAGAGATGTGCCGCTTAAGATGTCACCTGGCAAGCAGGCAAACATGAGAAGAGTGCCCGCTCCTATGACTCCGCCCAACTCGCGCTTTGCTTTGCACAGTGGGAGTTCCGCTTCAACGCCTCATACTGTATCTGACACATTTACTCCCGGGAGCGCCAGTTCCACCCCCTCCCTCACAATGGGTGATGGCAGCAGGGGGGGTTTAGTTGTTGATTTTGAGGTTCTCAAGAGCGGGCCCGAGGCTCAAGACGATCATTCTGCGATGGGCTCTTTTGCCCCAGGTGGTTTGCAGAACAAGCGCCAAGCAACTGCTCCCCCTCAGGAGCCTTCTTCTAAGCGCAGTCGGAAGCCGAGCCAGAAAGCAAAGGAGATGTTGACCGAAGATGAGCTTGAGGAATAAGAGGCATCctttgttttggctgtttaTGTATTTTAGAACTGCACTGATTCTAATTCTCTTTAGACTCTGCATTTACGCCTTCCCACTACCCAGTGCGTAGAACGCCCAGTAAGGCACAGTCTAACTGTGCCCCTATAATGTCTGAAGTCCGGCAGCAACGATTTTGCAGCTATAATGCCGCCACCAACGAGCAACCAGGACCGACTGCGCATGATACGGACCCCTGTTCAATCGTTTTTTAACGATAATAGCCAAGCACTGTTGGAAACTTTCTCCATCAATACACAAGTCAACCAGCGCAGCCGGTTTCCACCGCCCGACAATGGCAGGGGTCGTTACGCAAAAGACGATGATATTATTATTGTTAATACTACAAGGGTtcgtcgccgtcgtcatcgtcatcgtaGTAACGAGGATACAGAGTTTCCCTCGGCGAGACCTCGACGGCGCCGGGTGGGCGCGATATTCGCAGAAGCTGAGGTGCGATTTCGAGGCATGAGGAAAAGATTTAAGGACCGCTGGAACAAGGAGTTCCCCGATACACCATGTGCCGAGTGCGCAACCTTGCTGCTCCCGAGGAAGCGCCAACAGAGAGCATTCCAGGACAACCATGAAtacggcatcaccagagtgttcaatgttcctgtGACTGACGAACCTGGTGGCGTGATTCTCTGCGAGGACTGTCGCAAAGAGCCTCAGGCTCCTATAGACTGCGGCAAGGTCCCTCAGTGCAttgcttctcttccacgGCGATCGACTCTATTCATATCCCCTTTCAAGTTGGATACGAATCTAGGAAGGACTTTAGGGTACGACTTACACGCAACCCCTTACGTGTACCGTACCTTGTCAGGCGTTATTAATACGAATCCGATTAATGAGCGAGCGAACATGCTCTATTCTGGCACACTTGGGGCTTATCTGCAGAGCAGTCCACATCGAGTAGACCAACACCAGAATCTCGAGCATCTAATTCATGTTCGCAATTGGCTGCTGCAAAGAAACCCCGTCTTCCAAAGGAATGATGTGCGGGCGCATCTTCAAATCAACCACCCGTTACCAACTGTCGACCTCCCTGAGAACAGCGATGAGCAGCGACCTCAAACACGCCCGGATCTTGTCATGAACCCCTTTCAGTACGACCAAGAAACAAGGAATGAGCATTTCCGATACGACAGGCTCTCCATTGGGGCAGTACAGGTCCCCGAAGGACATCCTCCAAAGCCGATGCTATATCGAACTGATCCGGATGTCGAGGTGCTCTGCTTTCCGCACGTTTATCCTTACGGGAAAGGACAATTTGTACAAGGAGAGCGCCGCGAAGATGGGCGCTCTAGATATACGCGCCACATGGACACAAAACGGAAGCTCAATTCCTACAACCGCGCTTTCAGAGACGATTATTACTGGGCTGCGTGGGCATACCAAGAAATGGAAGCGACAAGAATCTTTCAGAATACAAATCGCCTTATTCATAATAAAACGAGGCAAGCTATAGACAACCGTCTtcctcagcatcaactcCTACAGCAGTCGAATTATGGGACACATTCTATTATTAGTGAAACTCTCACACATGGTATACCTGGCTCAATCCGAACCGGAGAAGCTTATTTTCTCGAAAAGGAACGCCTCGTAAACTCGATGATTGCAGGCCACGGGCTCCCCCAACTCTTTATCACGCTGACTTTTAATGAAGGCTGGGAAGAATTTAAGAACATTTTGCGGTCTATCTCTTCTACTGCTATgccatccaaccatccatGGGAGGGAGTTCAATATTACTACGAGAGGATCCATAATCTAAAATCCAAATTCTGGAAAGGGAAGTCCAACCAcgccaagtttggtgtcCTAAAGGAACTAATCGAAAGATTTGAGTTTCAATTACGGGGCGCAATACACAGCCATTGCTTATTGTGGACTGAGAAGTCTATCGTGGAATTGCTTGCGTTTGGTTTTGTCCGCGCAGATATTCCCGATCCCGAAAAGGAGCCTGAGTTGCATAGCCTTGTCATGAAATATCAGATTCACAAATGCAAAGACCACATTTGTGGCGGACCCGGGAGGTACGGAAAGTGCTCCAAGGGCTTTCCAGCAGACGTGTCGGGCAGGACGTTTCATCAGCCTGGCAACCCCAGGTATACTTATGCCCGCACCGAAGCTGACGTGTGGGTAATTCCTTATAACTCTCAATTGCTATTAATCTGGGAAGGCCACTGCAACGTTCAGTTCGTGACGAGCCAAGGTCTTGCCTCTTACATCACGAAATACGTCACCAAACGAGCCACTCTCTCAGGTCGTTGTGGGCGATTGTACAACAACTCAGAAGCACCTGTTGGCTCGCAGAATGGGATCTATGGAAATAATTGTGCTGTGCTTGGGGTTGGACATTTTTCGCTGCACCAGCGGATCTCTCTACCTTCCAACCAGTATTCCTGAAATGAGGAATTATTCTGTTCGTCCTATTAACCATATCCTCGAGCACCCTGAAGACCCGTATTTCCCAGACGCCATGGAGAAATATTTTGCTCGACCAAGAGTGCCTCGATTCGAAGTCTTGACCTATTTTGACTACTTTGCATACTATGAAATTACGAAAACTCGCACCGTTAATCGACAGGGTCCTCGAGAAGGGTGGCAAGATTCATTAGGATATTGGGTCTATCAACGGAAGAAGCCCATCCTGATTCGCACTTCTTACCGACGACTTTGTGATGGAGAGGTATTTTTTTACGTGCAACTCCTTTTGTCGCGTtacgcggttccaattcaatttttactacgctgaagatgcagttcttgctttaatagcctgtcaattgcttgtgtatctgaacttgttgtcctcctcttgccagagggattcacgtcatttatcttagcaacgaagcattatttccagccttctaattatttccaagtggctggccagcctcttcaccttctgatatccatgattttatgacatccagcaattactccaagtctgcttgttcaatcaacagaggcagccttatccgacacACCCCCTTAGCTAGGACCTCATTTTGAGGTTCTAGCTACAACCTACTTCCTCTGTTGACGAGCTGTTGGCCTTCTCAAGGCTGTTCTCTTCGGCGTCCTGGCCGGCCGCCTTTCGCccccagcttcaactcaAGGTCTCGTTGGTTGTCTTTCTCTGGAACTCGGTTAGCAAGTTTTTCTTGCAATTTCtctcgagcttcttccatcAAGGCCTCTGCGGCTATTCTATTGCGGACGTCTTCCATCCGTAATTGCTTGATGAATTCTATGTGTCGGACCTTGGGCAACGCCTTGGTCATTCCATCTGCCACCATCTTACTGGTCTCCACCCACCGTACGCAAATCCTTCCTCCCTGAACCTCTTGACGTAGCCAATGCTGATGAATATCAACATGACGCAGTTGTGTTGTCAATTTGGTAGATTCTTCCGATACCAGCCGTATGGTCTGTTGGTTATCACATTCTATCAATAACGGCTCATTAAATTTGATCTCCAAGGCCCGTAGCAGTCGTCCAGCAAATATCAtttcttttgctgcttctgacGCGGCTAATAGCTCGGCTTCTGTGCTTGAGGTTGTGACTGTGGCCTGTTTCGATGCCCTCCAAGCTATCGATCCGCTGTATAACCTCATCACATAGCCTTGTGAGCTTTTTCGGTCTTCTGTATTGTCTCCAAACGACGCATCGCTTGCGCATAAGAAGATCTCAGCTGGTCCGCTGCTCTGTATGTAGCCACCGCTGCCCAAGCGGATTGCCAGGGATCTTGTTGCATAGAGATACTGAATCACTCTATCTGCAGCCTTATGATGCATTTCGCTCGGATTCAGGTTATGCCTCGCAAGCCTGGCTACAGCAAACGCGATATCCGGTTTGGTCGATATGGCTGCAAACAAGATTGATCCGACTTTCTTCTGGTACTGATCAACTGACTTTTTCGATGCTTGGGTGGTTGACTTaaacaactcctccaacgccattggagttgttggcttTTTGCCAAGGTCAATCTCAAACTTATTTGCGATCTTATCAATATAAGCATCTTGTGTTAACCATATTGTCTTGCGGGGCCTGTCCCGTAAAATATGGATTCCAAGGAACCATTTTGGTTCTCCCAGTTCGGTCATTTGATACCTCTTCTTTAATTCTTCTATCGCTGTCTTTGCGATCTTTGAGTCGGCTTTTCTGTATGCCCAGATGATGTCgtcaacaaagaagaagacgattACTGACCCTTTGGTCATAATACAAGGCTCTTGCGGCACAATTTGAAAGCCTAGTTCTTTCAAGCTTTTGGTCAATTCTCTTTGCCAGAGCAAAGGCGACCTTCTCAATCCATAGAGGGCTTTCCGCAGACGCAGTACTTTGCCATATTTCTCGTATCCTGGTGGCATTCTCATGTACACTGTGTCGTCCAACTCGCAGTTTACGAATGCATTTACAGCATCCATCTGTTCCAGCTCAAGGTCGTGCTCTGCTGC
This DNA window, taken from Pochonia chlamydosporia 170 chromosome Unknown PCv3seq00026, whole genome shotgun sequence, encodes the following:
- a CDS encoding glutathione-dependent formaldehyde-activating (similar to Metarhizium robertsii ARSEF 23 XP_011410903.1); this encodes MSTWFTVLARVAEFTAFDAIPLAADCLPIHQLRINAAAELTCTPRFVDATRTFEFEAKLTGYYGDPAPPALRNDRAFKASQTRTKTQYIYAEQSPKFDRTLGSENLRAQSRLFVDGFYTFPDEETQQPGYLDLLAVSFNSTNKDPVNSVGSPAKGGSSRRRDVPLKMSPGKQANMRRVPAPMTPPNSRFALHSGSSASTPHTVSDTFTPGSASSTPSLTMGDGSRGGLVVDFEVLKSGPEAQDDHSAMGSFAPGGLQNKRQATAPPQEPSSKRSRKPSQKAKEMLTEDELEE
- a CDS encoding replicase/helicase/endonuclease (similar to Metarhizium acridum CQMa 102 XP_007816084.1), translated to MPPPTSNQDRLRMIRTPVQSFFNDNSQALLETFSINTQVNQRSRFPPPDNGRGRYAKDDDIIIVNTTRVRRRRHRHRSNEDTEFPSARPRRRRVGAIFAEAEVRFRGMRKRFKDRWNKEFPDTPCAECATLLLPRKRQQRAFQDNHEYGITRVFNVPVTDEPGGVILCEDCRKEPQAPIDCGKVPQCIASLPRRSTLFISPFKLDTNLGRTLGYDLHATPYVYRTLSGVINTNPINERANMLYSGTLGAYLQSSPHRVDQHQNLEHLIHVRNWLLQRNPVFQRNDVRAHLQINHPLPTVDLPENSDEQRPQTRPDLVMNPFQYDQETRNEHFRYDRLSIGAVQVPEGHPPKPMLYRTDPDVEVLCFPHVYPYGKGQFVQGERREDGRSRYTRHMDTKRKLNSYNRAFRDDYYWAAWAYQEMEATRIFQNTNRLIHNKTRQAIDNRLPQHQLLQQSNYGTHSIISETLTHGIPGSIRTGEAYFLEKERLVNSMIAGHGLPQLFITLTFNEGWEEFKNILRSISSTAMPSNHPWEGVQYYYERIHNLKSKFWKGKSNHAKFGVLKELIERFEFQLRGAIHSHCLLWTEKSIVELLAFGFVRADIPDPEKEPELHSLVMKYQIHKCKDHICGGPGRYGKCSKGFPADVSGRTFHQPGNPRYTYARTEADVWVIPYNSQLLLIWEGHCNVQFVTSQGLASYITKYVTKRATLSGRCGRLYNNSEAPVGSQNGIYGNNCAVLGVGHFSLHQRISLPSNQYS